The proteins below are encoded in one region of Kogia breviceps isolate mKogBre1 chromosome 8, mKogBre1 haplotype 1, whole genome shotgun sequence:
- the SLC39A14 gene encoding metal cation symporter ZIP14 isoform X4 translates to MGVLSLALTWPSPLAASPVTMKLLNPALPSCLLLALLGVWTAAPEAHAVSVGTPAISAASFLQNLMHRYGEGDSLTLQQLKALLNHLDVGVGRDNVSRSVQGPRNLSTCFSSGDLFAAHNLSDQLRIGEREFQEFCPTILQQLDSRACSSENQENEENEQTEEGRPSSVEVWGFGFLSVSLINLASLLGVLVLPCTEKAFFSRVLTYFIALSIGTLLSNALFQLIPEAFGFNPLEDYYVSKSAVVFGGFYLFFFTEKVLKMLLKQKNEHHHGHSHYASETLPSQKDQEEGVTEKLQNGDLDHMIPQRCSGELDGKAPVMDEKVIVGSLSVQDMQASQSACYWLKGVRYSDIGTLAWMITLSDGLHNFIDGLAIGASFTVSVFQGISTSVAILCEEFPHELGDFVILLNAGMSIQQALFFNFLSACCCYVGLAFGILAGSHFSANWIFALAGGMFLYISLADMFPEMNEVCQEDERKGSVLIPFVIQNLGLLTGFSIMLVLTMYSGQIQIG, encoded by the exons ATGGGTGTCCTAAGCCTTGCCCTCACCTGGCCTTCTCCTCTTGCAGCCTCCCCTGTCACCATGAAGCTGCTGAACCCAGCCCTCCCCAGCTGCCTCCTGCTGGCTCTGCTTGGCGTGTGGacagctgctcctgaggctcACGCTGTGTCCGTGGGGACACCCGCCATCAGCGCAGCCTCTTTCTTGCAGAACCTCATGCATCGCTACGGGGAGGGCGACAGCCTCACCCTGCAGCAGCTGAAGGCCCTGCTCAACCACCTGGACGTGGGAGTGGGCCGGGACAACGTCTCCCGGTCCGTGCAGGGACCGAGGAACCTCTCGACG TGCTTCAGTTCTGGAGACCTCTTTGCTGCCCACAACCTCAGCGACCAGTTGCGGATTGGGGAGCGTGAGTTCCAGGAGTTCTGCCCCACCATCCTCCAGCAGCTGGACTCCCGGGCCTGCTCCTCCGAGAACCAGGAGAATGAGGAGAACGAGCAGACAGAAGAGGGGAGGCCCAGCTCAGTTGAAG TGTGGGGCTTTGGTTTCCTCAGTGTCTCACTGATTAACCTGGCCTCTCTCCTGGGAGTCCTCGTCCTGCCATGCACAGAGAAAGCGTTTTTCAGCCGTGTGCTCACTTACTTCATCGCCCTGTCCATTGGAACGCTGCTCTCTAACGCGCTCTTCCAGCTCATCCCAGAG GCTTTTGGTTTCAACCCTCTGGAAGATTATTATGTCTCCAAGTCTGCAGTGGTGTTTGGGggcttttatctcttctttttcacagAGAAGGTCTTGAAGATGCTTCTTAAGCAGAAAAATGAG CATCACCACGGACACAGCCATTATGCCTCTGAGACGCTCCCTTCCCAGAAGGACCAGGAGGAGGGGGTGACGGAGAAGCTGCAGAACGGGGACCTGGACCACATGATCCCTCAGCGCTGCAGTGGCGAGCTGGATGGGAAGGCCCCTGTGATGGACGAGAAGGTCATCGTGGGCTCCCTCTCTGTCCAG GACATGCAGGCTTCCCAGAGCGCCTGCTACTGGCTGAAAGGTGTCCGCTACTCTGACATCGGCACGCTGGCCTGGATGATCACCCTGAGTGACGGCCTCCATAATTTCATCGATGGCCTGGCTATTGGCGCCTCCTTCACCGTGTCCGTCTTCCAAGGCATCAGCACCTCGGTGGCCATCCTCTGCGAGGAGTTCCCACACGAGCTAG GAGACTTTGTCATCCTGCTCAATGCCGGCATGAGTATCCAGCAGGCTCTCTTCTTCAACTTCCTCTCTGCCTGCTGCTGTTACGTGGGCCTGGCCTTCGGCATCTTAGCTGGCAGCCACTTCTCTGCCAACTGGATCTTTGCCCTGGCTGGAGGAATGTTCTTGTATATTTCTCTGGCTGATATG ttCCCTGAGATGAACG
- the SLC39A14 gene encoding metal cation symporter ZIP14 isoform X1, producing the protein MGVLSLALTWPSPLAASPVTMKLLNPALPSCLLLALLGVWTAAPEAHAVSVGTPAISAASFLQNLMHRYGEGDSLTLQQLKALLNHLDVGVGRDNVSRSVQGPRNLSTCFSSGDLFAAHNLSDQLRIGEREFQEFCPTILQQLDSRACSSENQENEENEQTEEGRPSSVEVWGYGLLCVTIISLCSLMGASVVPFMKKTFYKRLLLYFIALAIGTLYSNALFQLIPEAFGFNPLEDYYVSKSAVVFGGFYLFFFTEKVLKMLLKQKNEHHHGHSHYASETLPSQKDQEEGVTEKLQNGDLDHMIPQRCSGELDGKAPVMDEKVIVGSLSVQDMQASQSACYWLKGVRYSDIGTLAWMITLSDGLHNFIDGLAIGASFTVSVFQGISTSVAILCEEFPHELGDFVILLNAGMSIQQALFFNFLSACCCYVGLAFGILAGSHFSANWIFALAGGMFLYISLADMFPEMNEVCQEDERKGSVLIPFVIQNLGLLTGFSIMLVLTMYSGQIQIG; encoded by the exons ATGGGTGTCCTAAGCCTTGCCCTCACCTGGCCTTCTCCTCTTGCAGCCTCCCCTGTCACCATGAAGCTGCTGAACCCAGCCCTCCCCAGCTGCCTCCTGCTGGCTCTGCTTGGCGTGTGGacagctgctcctgaggctcACGCTGTGTCCGTGGGGACACCCGCCATCAGCGCAGCCTCTTTCTTGCAGAACCTCATGCATCGCTACGGGGAGGGCGACAGCCTCACCCTGCAGCAGCTGAAGGCCCTGCTCAACCACCTGGACGTGGGAGTGGGCCGGGACAACGTCTCCCGGTCCGTGCAGGGACCGAGGAACCTCTCGACG TGCTTCAGTTCTGGAGACCTCTTTGCTGCCCACAACCTCAGCGACCAGTTGCGGATTGGGGAGCGTGAGTTCCAGGAGTTCTGCCCCACCATCCTCCAGCAGCTGGACTCCCGGGCCTGCTCCTCCGAGAACCAGGAGAATGAGGAGAACGAGCAGACAGAAGAGGGGAGGCCCAGCTCAGTTGAAG TCTGGGGGTACGGTCTCCTCTGTGTGACCATCATCTCCCTCTGCTCCCTGATGGGGGCCAGCGTGGTGCCCTTCATGAAGAAGACTTTTTACAAGAGGCTGCTGCTCTACTTCATAGCTCTGGCGATTGGAACCCTCTACTCCAACGCCCTCTTCCAGCTCATCCCCGAG GCTTTTGGTTTCAACCCTCTGGAAGATTATTATGTCTCCAAGTCTGCAGTGGTGTTTGGGggcttttatctcttctttttcacagAGAAGGTCTTGAAGATGCTTCTTAAGCAGAAAAATGAG CATCACCACGGACACAGCCATTATGCCTCTGAGACGCTCCCTTCCCAGAAGGACCAGGAGGAGGGGGTGACGGAGAAGCTGCAGAACGGGGACCTGGACCACATGATCCCTCAGCGCTGCAGTGGCGAGCTGGATGGGAAGGCCCCTGTGATGGACGAGAAGGTCATCGTGGGCTCCCTCTCTGTCCAG GACATGCAGGCTTCCCAGAGCGCCTGCTACTGGCTGAAAGGTGTCCGCTACTCTGACATCGGCACGCTGGCCTGGATGATCACCCTGAGTGACGGCCTCCATAATTTCATCGATGGCCTGGCTATTGGCGCCTCCTTCACCGTGTCCGTCTTCCAAGGCATCAGCACCTCGGTGGCCATCCTCTGCGAGGAGTTCCCACACGAGCTAG GAGACTTTGTCATCCTGCTCAATGCCGGCATGAGTATCCAGCAGGCTCTCTTCTTCAACTTCCTCTCTGCCTGCTGCTGTTACGTGGGCCTGGCCTTCGGCATCTTAGCTGGCAGCCACTTCTCTGCCAACTGGATCTTTGCCCTGGCTGGAGGAATGTTCTTGTATATTTCTCTGGCTGATATG ttCCCTGAGATGAACG
- the SLC39A14 gene encoding metal cation symporter ZIP14 isoform X2, translating to MNRSSSPVTMKLLNPALPSCLLLALLGVWTAAPEAHAVSVGTPAISAASFLQNLMHRYGEGDSLTLQQLKALLNHLDVGVGRDNVSRSVQGPRNLSTCFSSGDLFAAHNLSDQLRIGEREFQEFCPTILQQLDSRACSSENQENEENEQTEEGRPSSVEVWGYGLLCVTIISLCSLMGASVVPFMKKTFYKRLLLYFIALAIGTLYSNALFQLIPEAFGFNPLEDYYVSKSAVVFGGFYLFFFTEKVLKMLLKQKNEHHHGHSHYASETLPSQKDQEEGVTEKLQNGDLDHMIPQRCSGELDGKAPVMDEKVIVGSLSVQDMQASQSACYWLKGVRYSDIGTLAWMITLSDGLHNFIDGLAIGASFTVSVFQGISTSVAILCEEFPHELGDFVILLNAGMSIQQALFFNFLSACCCYVGLAFGILAGSHFSANWIFALAGGMFLYISLADMFPEMNEVCQEDERKGSVLIPFVIQNLGLLTGFSIMLVLTMYSGQIQIG from the exons CCTCCCCTGTCACCATGAAGCTGCTGAACCCAGCCCTCCCCAGCTGCCTCCTGCTGGCTCTGCTTGGCGTGTGGacagctgctcctgaggctcACGCTGTGTCCGTGGGGACACCCGCCATCAGCGCAGCCTCTTTCTTGCAGAACCTCATGCATCGCTACGGGGAGGGCGACAGCCTCACCCTGCAGCAGCTGAAGGCCCTGCTCAACCACCTGGACGTGGGAGTGGGCCGGGACAACGTCTCCCGGTCCGTGCAGGGACCGAGGAACCTCTCGACG TGCTTCAGTTCTGGAGACCTCTTTGCTGCCCACAACCTCAGCGACCAGTTGCGGATTGGGGAGCGTGAGTTCCAGGAGTTCTGCCCCACCATCCTCCAGCAGCTGGACTCCCGGGCCTGCTCCTCCGAGAACCAGGAGAATGAGGAGAACGAGCAGACAGAAGAGGGGAGGCCCAGCTCAGTTGAAG TCTGGGGGTACGGTCTCCTCTGTGTGACCATCATCTCCCTCTGCTCCCTGATGGGGGCCAGCGTGGTGCCCTTCATGAAGAAGACTTTTTACAAGAGGCTGCTGCTCTACTTCATAGCTCTGGCGATTGGAACCCTCTACTCCAACGCCCTCTTCCAGCTCATCCCCGAG GCTTTTGGTTTCAACCCTCTGGAAGATTATTATGTCTCCAAGTCTGCAGTGGTGTTTGGGggcttttatctcttctttttcacagAGAAGGTCTTGAAGATGCTTCTTAAGCAGAAAAATGAG CATCACCACGGACACAGCCATTATGCCTCTGAGACGCTCCCTTCCCAGAAGGACCAGGAGGAGGGGGTGACGGAGAAGCTGCAGAACGGGGACCTGGACCACATGATCCCTCAGCGCTGCAGTGGCGAGCTGGATGGGAAGGCCCCTGTGATGGACGAGAAGGTCATCGTGGGCTCCCTCTCTGTCCAG GACATGCAGGCTTCCCAGAGCGCCTGCTACTGGCTGAAAGGTGTCCGCTACTCTGACATCGGCACGCTGGCCTGGATGATCACCCTGAGTGACGGCCTCCATAATTTCATCGATGGCCTGGCTATTGGCGCCTCCTTCACCGTGTCCGTCTTCCAAGGCATCAGCACCTCGGTGGCCATCCTCTGCGAGGAGTTCCCACACGAGCTAG GAGACTTTGTCATCCTGCTCAATGCCGGCATGAGTATCCAGCAGGCTCTCTTCTTCAACTTCCTCTCTGCCTGCTGCTGTTACGTGGGCCTGGCCTTCGGCATCTTAGCTGGCAGCCACTTCTCTGCCAACTGGATCTTTGCCCTGGCTGGAGGAATGTTCTTGTATATTTCTCTGGCTGATATG ttCCCTGAGATGAACG
- the SLC39A14 gene encoding metal cation symporter ZIP14 isoform X3 produces the protein MKLLNPALPSCLLLALLGVWTAAPEAHAVSVGTPAISAASFLQNLMHRYGEGDSLTLQQLKALLNHLDVGVGRDNVSRSVQGPRNLSTCFSSGDLFAAHNLSDQLRIGEREFQEFCPTILQQLDSRACSSENQENEENEQTEEGRPSSVEVWGYGLLCVTIISLCSLMGASVVPFMKKTFYKRLLLYFIALAIGTLYSNALFQLIPEAFGFNPLEDYYVSKSAVVFGGFYLFFFTEKVLKMLLKQKNEHHHGHSHYASETLPSQKDQEEGVTEKLQNGDLDHMIPQRCSGELDGKAPVMDEKVIVGSLSVQDMQASQSACYWLKGVRYSDIGTLAWMITLSDGLHNFIDGLAIGASFTVSVFQGISTSVAILCEEFPHELGDFVILLNAGMSIQQALFFNFLSACCCYVGLAFGILAGSHFSANWIFALAGGMFLYISLADMFPEMNEVCQEDERKGSVLIPFVIQNLGLLTGFSIMLVLTMYSGQIQIG, from the exons ATGAAGCTGCTGAACCCAGCCCTCCCCAGCTGCCTCCTGCTGGCTCTGCTTGGCGTGTGGacagctgctcctgaggctcACGCTGTGTCCGTGGGGACACCCGCCATCAGCGCAGCCTCTTTCTTGCAGAACCTCATGCATCGCTACGGGGAGGGCGACAGCCTCACCCTGCAGCAGCTGAAGGCCCTGCTCAACCACCTGGACGTGGGAGTGGGCCGGGACAACGTCTCCCGGTCCGTGCAGGGACCGAGGAACCTCTCGACG TGCTTCAGTTCTGGAGACCTCTTTGCTGCCCACAACCTCAGCGACCAGTTGCGGATTGGGGAGCGTGAGTTCCAGGAGTTCTGCCCCACCATCCTCCAGCAGCTGGACTCCCGGGCCTGCTCCTCCGAGAACCAGGAGAATGAGGAGAACGAGCAGACAGAAGAGGGGAGGCCCAGCTCAGTTGAAG TCTGGGGGTACGGTCTCCTCTGTGTGACCATCATCTCCCTCTGCTCCCTGATGGGGGCCAGCGTGGTGCCCTTCATGAAGAAGACTTTTTACAAGAGGCTGCTGCTCTACTTCATAGCTCTGGCGATTGGAACCCTCTACTCCAACGCCCTCTTCCAGCTCATCCCCGAG GCTTTTGGTTTCAACCCTCTGGAAGATTATTATGTCTCCAAGTCTGCAGTGGTGTTTGGGggcttttatctcttctttttcacagAGAAGGTCTTGAAGATGCTTCTTAAGCAGAAAAATGAG CATCACCACGGACACAGCCATTATGCCTCTGAGACGCTCCCTTCCCAGAAGGACCAGGAGGAGGGGGTGACGGAGAAGCTGCAGAACGGGGACCTGGACCACATGATCCCTCAGCGCTGCAGTGGCGAGCTGGATGGGAAGGCCCCTGTGATGGACGAGAAGGTCATCGTGGGCTCCCTCTCTGTCCAG GACATGCAGGCTTCCCAGAGCGCCTGCTACTGGCTGAAAGGTGTCCGCTACTCTGACATCGGCACGCTGGCCTGGATGATCACCCTGAGTGACGGCCTCCATAATTTCATCGATGGCCTGGCTATTGGCGCCTCCTTCACCGTGTCCGTCTTCCAAGGCATCAGCACCTCGGTGGCCATCCTCTGCGAGGAGTTCCCACACGAGCTAG GAGACTTTGTCATCCTGCTCAATGCCGGCATGAGTATCCAGCAGGCTCTCTTCTTCAACTTCCTCTCTGCCTGCTGCTGTTACGTGGGCCTGGCCTTCGGCATCTTAGCTGGCAGCCACTTCTCTGCCAACTGGATCTTTGCCCTGGCTGGAGGAATGTTCTTGTATATTTCTCTGGCTGATATG ttCCCTGAGATGAACG